One window of the Clostridium sp. MB40-C1 genome contains the following:
- a CDS encoding Gfo/Idh/MocA family protein encodes MQIGVIGVGRMGTNHVRICKKLKNATLIGCCDIIKEKADEAAKEYNIKPFYDYKKMILEVDAVIVATQTIYHYDITKFCIENGKHVLIEKPMTLDVSEGKELIKLANEKGVHLSVGHVERFNPVVETLNEIFEPSNTIAMSVKRMSPMDHRVKDIDVVLDLMIHDIDIILFLMKGHLVTNIEATGRIIRKESMNDKNCDYAVAHIQFDNGVIAELTASRVTEKKVRSLMVSDMNQFIELDYMNKKLTINEQFKAELNSSSNTNKLRYQQQAIVQDVLLNTSESLLEEDQNFVDAINNLDSLKVTGEEAVLALDIVNKIREKIYEKLII; translated from the coding sequence ATGCAAATAGGAGTAATTGGTGTTGGAAGAATGGGAACAAACCATGTTAGGATTTGTAAAAAACTTAAAAATGCTACTTTGATCGGATGTTGCGATATAATCAAAGAAAAGGCAGATGAGGCTGCTAAAGAATATAATATAAAGCCATTTTATGATTATAAGAAAATGATTTTAGAAGTTGATGCAGTTATAGTGGCTACTCAAACTATTTATCATTATGACATTACAAAATTTTGTATAGAAAATGGTAAACATGTTTTAATAGAGAAGCCGATGACATTAGATGTTTCTGAAGGAAAAGAATTAATAAAACTGGCTAATGAAAAAGGGGTACATCTTTCAGTAGGACATGTTGAGAGATTTAATCCGGTAGTGGAAACATTAAATGAAATATTTGAGCCAAGTAATACAATAGCAATGAGTGTAAAAAGGATGAGTCCAATGGATCATAGAGTTAAAGATATAGATGTTGTATTAGATTTAATGATCCATGATATAGACATAATATTATTCCTTATGAAGGGACACCTTGTAACTAATATTGAAGCTACAGGAAGAATAATTAGAAAAGAATCAATGAATGATAAAAATTGTGATTATGCAGTAGCACATATACAATTTGATAATGGTGTTATAGCTGAACTAACAGCTAGCAGGGTTACAGAAAAAAAAGTTCGAAGTTTAATGGTGAGTGACATGAATCAATTTATTGAATTAGATTATATGAACAAAAAATTAACTATTAATGAGCAATTTAAAGCTGAATTAAATAGTTCATCTAATACCAATAAATTAAGGTATCAACAACAAGCTATTGTACAAGACGTATTATTAAATACAAGCGAATCTTTATTAGAAGAAGATCAAAATTTTGTTGATGCCATAAATAATTTGGATTCTTTAAAAGTTACAGGAGAAGAAGCAGTATTAGCGTTAGATATAGTTAACAAAATAAGAGAAAAAATATATGAGAAGCTAATTATTTAA
- a CDS encoding acyltransferase — MTYFKHATAEVNAKAIIGIDTKIWNNSQIRENCKIGNKCIIGTNVYLDFDVVVGDNVKIQNGVNIYHGVVIEDDVFIGPSVTFTNDMYPRAFNENWQVTGTLIKMGASIGANATVVCGITIGEFSMIGAGSVVTKNVMPYELLIGNPAKKIGYVCRCGNKLDENYYCEKCDLNYEIKDNILKLS, encoded by the coding sequence ATGACTTATTTTAAACATGCAACTGCAGAAGTTAATGCTAAAGCTATTATAGGAATAGATACGAAAATATGGAATAACTCTCAAATTAGAGAAAATTGCAAAATAGGTAATAAATGTATAATAGGAACGAATGTATATTTAGACTTTGATGTTGTTGTCGGAGACAATGTAAAAATACAGAATGGGGTTAATATATATCATGGAGTAGTAATTGAAGATGATGTATTTATAGGACCTAGTGTTACATTTACAAATGATATGTATCCTAGAGCGTTTAATGAAAATTGGCAAGTTACAGGTACTCTAATAAAAATGGGGGCATCTATTGGAGCAAATGCTACTGTAGTATGTGGAATAACTATAGGAGAGTTTTCTATGATAGGGGCTGGAAGTGTTGTTACAAAAAATGTTATGCCATATGAATTATTAATAGGTAATCCAGCTAAAAAAATAGGATATGTATGTAGGTGTGGGAATAAGTTAGATGAGAATTATTATTGTGAAAAATGTGATTTGAACTACGAAATAAAAGATAATATATTGAAATTATCGTAA
- the cysC gene encoding adenylyl-sulfate kinase — protein sequence MRKFGDVYWVTGLSGAGKTTIAKLLYEKLKKNKDNVVFLDGDILREIFGNDLGYSSSDRKKSAMRNSRICKELSEQGIDVVCATISMFNECRIWNRENIKNYKEIYIKVPIEILIQRDQKKLYSRALKGEIKNVMGIDIDFEEPKNPDIVILNDGSVKPKDILSQII from the coding sequence ATGAGGAAATTTGGAGATGTTTACTGGGTGACGGGGTTATCTGGTGCAGGTAAAACAACTATAGCAAAACTATTGTATGAGAAATTAAAAAAAAATAAGGATAATGTAGTTTTTTTAGATGGAGACATATTAAGAGAAATATTTGGAAATGATTTAGGTTATTCTAGTAGTGATAGGAAAAAGAGTGCTATGAGAAACTCTAGAATATGTAAGGAACTTTCAGAGCAGGGGATAGATGTAGTATGTGCTACTATATCTATGTTTAATGAATGTAGAATTTGGAATAGAGAAAATATAAAGAATTATAAAGAAATTTATATTAAAGTACCCATAGAAATATTAATTCAAAGAGATCAAAAAAAACTTTATAGTAGAGCATTAAAAGGTGAAATTAAAAATGTAATGGGAATAGATATAGATTTTGAAGAACCTAAAAATCCAGATATTGTGATATTAAATGATGGAAGTGTTAAACCTAAAGATATATTAAGTCAGATTATATAG
- a CDS encoding class I SAM-dependent methyltransferase — translation MKHGDFTELAKFYSARPGYSERLLRVLGSYIGCYKENFKFADVGAGTGKLTENLVDIGLKGVCVEPNDAMREEGIKALEEHKSSAIWLKGSAENTGLEDSSVDWVFMASSFHWTDHKVALKEFHRILKPGGFFTALWNPRDIDNSTINKEVEDIIYKNVPNLKRVSSGSKKNMDDVEEKLLSTEYFDDLIFCEAPHVEVMDKERYLQVWRSVNDVQVQAGPEKFEIIIKEIEKLVEKVDDIEIPYKTRAWTVRAK, via the coding sequence ATGAAACATGGAGATTTTACTGAATTAGCGAAATTTTATAGTGCTAGACCAGGGTACTCAGAAAGATTGTTAAGAGTATTAGGAAGTTACATAGGATGTTATAAAGAGAATTTTAAATTTGCAGATGTAGGTGCAGGAACAGGTAAGTTAACAGAAAATCTTGTTGATATTGGATTAAAAGGAGTTTGCGTAGAACCTAATGATGCTATGAGAGAAGAGGGAATTAAAGCATTAGAGGAGCATAAATCTTCAGCCATATGGTTAAAGGGAAGTGCAGAGAATACTGGTTTAGAAGATTCATCAGTTGATTGGGTATTTATGGCCTCATCTTTTCACTGGACAGATCATAAGGTAGCATTAAAAGAATTCCATAGAATACTAAAACCAGGTGGATTTTTTACTGCATTGTGGAATCCTAGAGATATTGATAATAGTACAATAAATAAAGAAGTTGAAGATATAATATATAAAAATGTTCCAAATTTAAAAAGAGTTTCTTCAGGTTCTAAAAAAAATATGGATGATGTAGAAGAGAAATTGTTATCAACTGAATATTTCGATGATTTGATATTCTGCGAAGCACCTCATGTAGAGGTTATGGACAAAGAAAGATATTTGCAAGTTTGGCGTTCAGTTAATGATGTACAAGTTCAAGCTGGCCCGGAAAAATTTGAAATAATAATAAAAGAAATAGAAAAGTTAGTAGAAAAGGTTGACGATATAGAAATTCCATATAAAACAAGAGCATGGACAGTGCGTGCAAAGTAG